One segment of Megachile rotundata isolate GNS110a chromosome 6, iyMegRotu1, whole genome shotgun sequence DNA contains the following:
- the SIFa gene encoding neuropeptide SIFamide produces the protein MVSTRFVLAIVAALFVLAISVDAAYRKPPFNGSIFGKRSSTVTDYEITNRAMSSVCESVAETCNAWFSRQDSN, from the exons ATGGTGTCCACTCGCTTCGTTCTCGCCATCGTCGCCGCCCTCTTCGTCCTCGCCATCAGCGTCGACGCTGCCTACAGAAAACCACCCTTCAACGGCAGCATCTTCGGCAAGCGATCCAGCACCGTCACTG ATTACGAAATCACCAACCGTGCCATGTCCTCCGTCTGCGAATCCGTTGCCGAGACATGCAACGCCTGGTTCTCCCGACAGGACTCCAACTAA